From the Mycobacterium sp. DL592 genome, the window CTCCACAGGAGACGGCCTGCGCGCAGCTTGGCCACCTCCATGAAGAAGTTCATCCCGATGCCCCAGAAGAAGGACAGCCGCGGAGCGAACTTGTCGATATCCAGACCCGCGTCCAAACCGGCCTTGAGGTAGTCGACACCGTCGGCCAGCGTGTAAGCCAGCTCGAGATCGGCTGTGGCACCGGCCTCTTGGATGTGATAGCCCGAGATCGAGATGGAATTGAACTTCGGCATCTTGGCGCTGGTGTAGGCGAAGATGTCGGAGATGATCCGCATCGATGGCTTGGGCGGATAGATGTAGGTGTTGCGGACCATGAACTCTTTGAGGATGTCGTTCTGGATGGTCCCGGCCAGCTTCTCGGGCGGCACACCCTGTTCCTCGGCCGCGACCACGTACAGCGCCAGGATCGGCAGCACCGCGCCGTTCATGGTCATCGACACCGACACCGCTGACAGGTCGATACCGTCGAAGAGTTGCCGCATGTCCAGGATGGAATCGATGGCAACCCCGGCCATCCCGACGTCGCCCTGCACGCGCGGGTGGTCTGAGTCGTAGCCACGGTGGGTGGCCAGGTCGAAGGCGACCGACAGGCCCTTCTGGCCGGCAGCGAGGTTGCGGCGATAGAAGGCATTGGAGTCGGCAGCCGTCGAGAACCCGGCGTACTGGCGGATCGTCCACGGCTGGTTGACGTACATCGTCGGGTACGGGCCGCGGATGAATGGCGGCTCACCCGGGAAGCTGTCGAGCGGATACCCCTGCGCGACCACCGCATCACGATCAGCCCCGACGTACACCGGTTTGACCGCGATACCTTCTGGGGTCTGCCACTGGAGCTGCTCGGCGACATAGCCGTGAGCAGCCGCGGCTGTTGAAATGTGCTGCGACACATCACTTTCGGTCGGTGGCGTGACGGTTTTGTCACCGTGCAGCGGCACGTCGGCGAAGCTGGGTACCGCAGCCGTGGTGTTGGCGACTTCGGACTGAGTCATAGGAGTCAGGCCCCCAATCGGGTGAGCAGGGACGAAAGCGCTTCGACGGCATCGATCTTCGCGGTCAGATACCCGTCGGGTCTGGCGTCGGCGGGGTTGTCCGCGACCGCCTTCTCCGGACCGGCCAGCAGGATGTGCTCGAGTCCGGCTGACCGTGCGGCCTGGACGACCGCGGCGCTGTCGGTGCCGTAGCGGGCGTCGGTGCCGCAGATGACCGCGACGGACGCGCCGGCGTCGGCGACCGCGGCAGCCACCCCGGCGGCGTCGACGGTTCCCGGGTTCACGGTGTCGATGCCACCCGACGCGAGCAGGTTGGCGGCGAAGGTGGCCCGGATGTTGTGCTCGGCAAGCGGACCCAGCGGCAGCAGCACCACGGCCGGGCGTGATCCGGTGCGCTCCAGGTAGGCGTCGGACCGGTCTCGCAGCGCCTCGAATCCGGCGGCGTAACGCTGCACGGCCGCTGACGAGTCACTGCGCGGCAGAACAGGTTCGGTGAGGTTCGGGAATTCGTTGACGCCGGTGATGGCGGTGCGCCGGTGGGCGATGTCGTCGGCGCGCCGCGCGCGGACCTGCTCGACCTGCTCGGCGACGTGGTCCCGGGCGGCGACGAATCCGCCGCGGGCCTCGATGTCCTGAAAGTGCGACCATGCCTGGGCGGCAAGGCTTTCGGTGAGATCCTCGACGTACCAGGACCCGCCCGCGGGGTCCAGGACGCGGCCGATGTGGGACTCTTCGAGCAGCAGCAGCTGGGTGTTTCGCGCGATACGCCTGGCGAAATCGGGGCCCACGCCGGGGAATCCGCCAGGGATCGCCACGTCGAAGGTGAGCACCTGCACGGTGTCCGCTCCCCCGACGCCTGCGCCGAAGGCGGCCAGCGTGGTCCGCAGCATGTTCACCCAGGGGTCCCGCTGGGTCATCATCGGCAGCGACGTGACAGCGTGCAGTACCGTCGCACCGCTATGCGGTGCGCCGAGCACCTCGGCGACGCGAGCCCACAGCTGACGGGCCGCGCGGAACTTCGCGATCGTCATGAACTGGTCGTCGTCGGCCACCAGGCGGAAGCTGAGCTGCCGCAGGGCGGCGGCGAGATCGATACCGGCGTCGGTCAGCAACCGCACGTAGTCCACCGCGGCCCCCACCGCGCCGGCGAGTTCCCAGGCCGCGTTCGCGCCCCGGTTGTGCAGGGCCGCGCCGTCGACGGTGATCGCACGCACGCCCGGCTTGCCTGCCAGGTTCGCGGAGACGCTCACGACGTCCTCGACGGCCGCGGCCGCGCGCCCGCTCAGCGGTGCGGTCAGCGGGTCGGCGCCCAGGTCGATCGACATCGTGGCTCGCTTGGAATCATCAGCGCCGGCCACCAACGCCAGCACGGCGTCCGACGCGGCGGTGAAGTCCGCACCCGCGTCGAGGATGACAGGCGCCAGATCCAGGTAGACACCCTCGAGCAGCCGATCGAGATCCGCCGGCGTCACCCCGGCGGCGCCGACGCGCAGCACCAGTGCGCTGACCCCGTTGGCCAGGGCGTCGAGCACCGCCGCGTTACCGTCGGCGACGGCAGCATCGGCCGCCGGAAACGCCTCGGCCACTTTCCATCCCGCGTTCACGTCCCGGTGTGCGTCACCGCCGCGGACGAACGGCCAGACCCCCGGCAGCGGCGGCTCGGGCAGCTCATCGAGCGAGGTGTACAACGGGCGGATCGCAAACCCCTCGTACGTCGGCGAGTCGAGCAGGCGTTCCGGTTCGGCCGGCAGATCAGCGGGATCCCGACGGCTGCTCTTGGCGAGCACACCGGCCACCGCAGTGCGCCAGCGGGCGCGCTCCTCGTCCACCTTCACCGACACCGGCAACTCCTGTTGTCGCAGCATGTGGCGGCCCGTGGCGGGACGCACCATCAGCTACTCAGGCTAAATGATGGCTTGAGCGTTGGCGTCGGCGCGTCGCCACCCGCGGCACGGAACTGGCTTCTCGTCCGCGGGCCGGGCACAAACTGCCCGTAATCTTGGTAAACGTGACGTCGAACGCCCGCACCACGCTGCGCAACGTCACCTCCGCGCTGGTCGCCACCGCGCGTCAGGTGTCTGCCACCCGCATCGTCGTCACCCTCACCGCCATTGTGATTCTCGTCGCAATCGCGGTACTGGTTCCGCTGCCGACCGCCGTCCAACTTCGCGACTGGGCCACCTCGGTCGGCCCGTGGTTCCCGCTGGCATTCCTCGGCGCCCACATCGTCGTCACCGTGTTCCCGTTTCCCCGCACCGCGTTCACCCTGGCGGCCGGCCTGTTGTTCGGCCCGGCGCTCGGGGTGGGTATCGCGGTGGCGGCCAGCACGTGCAGCGCGGTGATCGCGCTGCTGCTGGTGCGCGCCCTGGGCTGGCAGCTCACCAGCGTGGTCAACCATTCGGCGGTCGCCACTGTCGACGCGCGGCTGCGCGCCAGGGGCTGGCCCGCGATCCTGTCGTTGCGGATGATTCCGGCTGTTCCGTTCTCGGTGCTCAACTACGCGGCGGGAGCCTCAGCCGTGCGGCTCGGGCCCTATCTGCTGGCCACGTTCATCGGCCTGCTGCCGGGCACTGCCGCGGTGGTGATCCTCGGGGATGCCCTGACCGGCAACGTCAGTCCGCTGCTCGTGCTGGTCTCGCTGTGCACGGCATCCGTCGGGATCGCAGGGCTGATCTACGAGACCCGGCACTACCGGCGCCACCACCGCCCTGCGCAACCGGCAGCGGACCTGGAGTCCGACACCGAACCGGCGCCGACCAGTTAGCTCTCCGTCGACCCGTGGCGCGGACCCGAGGAATCGGCCTGCTGCTGAGACAGCGGCGGATACTGCATCGGGGGCAGCGGGTCCACCGGCGCCGCCGTCAGCGCGCTGATATCGCTGGAGCGGGCATCGGCGACCGCCGCCGCCACCGCCTGCGCGATCTCCGGATCGGTCTGGGTGTTGAACCAGTCCTTGACCTCGTCGCTGTCGTCCTCGGGCTTGGGCAGGTCGTTGTCCACCGGTGACGGCGTGTAGCGGAACACCCCGTCTTCGCCCGGCGCACCGAGCAGTTTGGTGAAGCCCTGCAGCGCCGAACCGAAGTCGCTGGGCACCACCCACACCTTGTTCGCCTCACCCTTGGCCATCAACGGCAGGGTCTGCAGGTACTGGTAGGCCAACAGCTCCGGTGTGGGCCGGCCGGCCTTGATCGCCGCGAAGGTCTTCTCGATGGCCTTGGCCTGGCCCTGGGCCTGCAGGTACTGGGCGGCCCGCTCACCCTGGGCGCGCAGCATGCGCGACTGCCGGTCGGCCTCGGCGGCCAGGATCGCCGCCTGCTT encodes:
- the mutA gene encoding methylmalonyl-CoA mutase small subunit, whose amino-acid sequence is MLRQQELPVSVKVDEERARWRTAVAGVLAKSSRRDPADLPAEPERLLDSPTYEGFAIRPLYTSLDELPEPPLPGVWPFVRGGDAHRDVNAGWKVAEAFPAADAAVADGNAAVLDALANGVSALVLRVGAAGVTPADLDRLLEGVYLDLAPVILDAGADFTAASDAVLALVAGADDSKRATMSIDLGADPLTAPLSGRAAAAVEDVVSVSANLAGKPGVRAITVDGAALHNRGANAAWELAGAVGAAVDYVRLLTDAGIDLAAALRQLSFRLVADDDQFMTIAKFRAARQLWARVAEVLGAPHSGATVLHAVTSLPMMTQRDPWVNMLRTTLAAFGAGVGGADTVQVLTFDVAIPGGFPGVGPDFARRIARNTQLLLLEESHIGRVLDPAGGSWYVEDLTESLAAQAWSHFQDIEARGGFVAARDHVAEQVEQVRARRADDIAHRRTAITGVNEFPNLTEPVLPRSDSSAAVQRYAAGFEALRDRSDAYLERTGSRPAVVLLPLGPLAEHNIRATFAANLLASGGIDTVNPGTVDAAGVAAAVADAGASVAVICGTDARYGTDSAAVVQAARSAGLEHILLAGPEKAVADNPADARPDGYLTAKIDAVEALSSLLTRLGA
- a CDS encoding TVP38/TMEM64 family protein, producing the protein MTSNARTTLRNVTSALVATARQVSATRIVVTLTAIVILVAIAVLVPLPTAVQLRDWATSVGPWFPLAFLGAHIVVTVFPFPRTAFTLAAGLLFGPALGVGIAVAASTCSAVIALLLVRALGWQLTSVVNHSAVATVDARLRARGWPAILSLRMIPAVPFSVLNYAAGASAVRLGPYLLATFIGLLPGTAAVVILGDALTGNVSPLLVLVSLCTASVGIAGLIYETRHYRRHHRPAQPAADLESDTEPAPTS